Within the Mus caroli chromosome 10, CAROLI_EIJ_v1.1, whole genome shotgun sequence genome, the region AAGTTCTGTTTTCTGGGCTGGGGCTAAGACAGCACCCATGGGCACAGAGGTAGTTCCAGCTTTGTACAACAACCCTGGGTTTATGAGGTAGGAGCAACAGTGGGAACCCAAGAGCAGATGTTAGATGCACATTTGATGCTGAGCCTGGGAAGGAGTTGAAGCCTGGTGtttggagaaagaggacaggCCTCGGGAGTTGAGGACTGAGAAAGTGGGGTTGTTGGGCAAGTGAACCCAGTGGCCTCTTAGTGTTGAGGGGACCCCTGTAAGTGCAGTGACCCTGGGGAAGAGTGCTGTCCTGGGGAAGATGCTTTGGTCACTAGGCAACAGAGCTGATGGAGGTGGGACACTAGGGACTGAAGGGGCAAAAGATTTCCCAACCATTCGCAGGCCCAAAGGTCCACAAGGTCCAGGTATTTGCTCACTTTTATTGTTGCAGGGTCACCTGGTCATGGTGGCCTGGGTCATAGTATGGCAGCTTGCACATAGCCAGCCTTGCCTTTTGTGTGTAGAAGCTGTAAGCACCAGGCCTGATAAAGGCTCAGCCAGGGTGGTACTGGGCTAGTGGCTAGAGCAGGTTGGGTCCCCACCTGCTATCATCGACCCTGAGGAGTCAGTTGGTGGTACCGGCGTCTTTGGATAGGGTTGGTTCTAAGTGTCCTCTAAAGTGTTCACTGTAGATGTGCCAGTGAGCTGACACAGTCTGGTCAGACCTCCAGAAACAGGTCTCATCTGGAGGCTGTTCTGCAGAGCTCCTGGCTGGGTAACCACCTAGCACATCAGCATGACCCAGGGAGGAGTGGTAGAGAAGGACAAAGTGAGGAAGACCTGGCAGATCTCACTGCCTGTGAGCCGAGACCTTGATTCCCCCCTACAGCATCGCCCACCTTCCCTTCTAGCAAAAGCTCACACCCTTCCTTAGAAGCTCAGTGTGTTCGGATCTGGGGAGGAAACAAGGACCTTGGGGGACAGAGTCACTTGTCAGGGGAACCACAGGCCAGCGGAAGAGGGTCAGGATTGTCAGCAAACTCTACCACCAACTAGTTGATTTACTTTAATGGGTGACATTAGCTTTGTGGGGAATGACAAGATTTCAAGCTCCCTAGACTGGGGCCgaggaggaggggtgggtggCCCTGGACAGGCACGGGCAAGCTGCTGCTCCTTCAGTACCCACACAGCCCCTCCTCGGCAGCCGTGCACCTCTCTACCCTCTTCTGGAtgccatcccctcccccacaacacacacacctgctgttCTGTTCCTTTTGTTTGCCTTGGCATAGCGGAGGCTGACTGATCATCGTGGAAATTTTGCCAAAAgtcaaaagaagaggaaaaaaggaatgTATTGTTGACAGTTCAGATTGACCCAGTGAAGCCaggtttctgctttctgaccGCGCTGAGTCCACTGCTGCAGCCTGGTCCTTTGTCAGTCTGGGGGGTGTGTCCTGTAACTTGGCAGCAGTTTTTGGGATCCTCTGGGACTTGCCTCCACATTTGCATCCTACTCAGAGGATGCTTTGTGAGATGAGGGAGGACTGGTGACACTCACCCTCATTACTGAAATAACCGTTTCACTCTTCTGGAGATGGCAGGGCATGTTGTCTTCAGTCCCTTTCCTGTAGTGAGCCCCTTTTGTCTCCAGCTGGGGGCCCAAAAGGGAAACTTTATCTTGACTGTCCTGAGGACCCACTACCTTGAGAGAGGACATAGGGGCAGGAGGGACCCACAGCTGCCTTGGCAGTCAGGCCCGCCTGTCTCTGGAATACTGTGACAATGGCTTGTGGGCAGCAGCCTGGTCATGACAGTAGGTGGAGTTTTCCAGGGAATGGTAAATAATCCGGGGGAGGGGGGTTAGCTGACAGGTGGAATCTGGAATATGCTGCAGGAAGGAAGATGCCCCAGGTGGGTGTGGGAGGGCCTCTGTGGTACACAGTTTGGCTTTCAGGATGTAAGGAAGGAGAGGATTAGGAAAGATTTGCTTGAAGTGACTGGTTGGGCACGACTCAGCAGTACAGGGCTCACCTCATACATGTGAGCCCCTGGGATAGTAATGGATAATGAGAGGAGGGACCAGAGGTCTCCTGTAGCTTTGCCACAGCTTTTAGGGTCCTCTGAGACTTGGCTCCAAATCCTTATCCTTTCAGAGGCTTGTAAGATgactgcagagcagagcagagactgtgaCTCTCCGCCAGGCCTCCGGAGACTGGTGCCTGGTCAGCTTACCCAGGAGAAAACAGCATCTCTCCATACCGTAGGGCATTGGTCAGCTGTCCTGGTCGCCTCTAGTGTACTCCAGGCACACTGACATTTTCCGGGAAACGTTTAGCAAGCAGGATCGGCACCCTGAGCTGCTCTGACCTGATTGCCCTCCCCACAGAGCCTGATGGCTTGACGGTCCAGTTTTTTTATTTAGAAACCTGATTGCTGAAGAACAAGGGGGTGCTCCATCTCCAACCCTTTTCGCTGGGATTGTTTGTGAGGTGGTATGAAAGGTCTCCCATCCCCTCAGTGACAAAAGATAGTCTGGGCTCAGAAGCACGGGTAACAGgagacagcagagacaggaagtaggGGTTCCAAGGGAGGGGCAACAGCTCCCAAACAGCAACAGGGAATGGAGGTAGGGTAGGGCGAGGTGGGGTTGGGGACCTGCACAGCCCTGCTGTTCCTGCCACCACCACTTACAAGGTCTCATCAAGTCTCTGGGTAGAGTGGGGTTAAGTGCTAAGAAGTTGGGGGACAGGAAAAAGCTAAAGGGGCAAAGGAGGGTGTGTTTGGGGAGTGGAACCCATAGGCCTGGCTGGGGAGCTGCAACAGCTCCTCTCCCTCATGGGTCCCCACACACCCTCATACACTCTTGGGGCTGGGCCCCTCAAGTCCAGTGCTGGGCTCCAATCTGCCCTTTTGCCTCCAAGGCCCCAGAATGGGGTATAAGGAGGCAGAGCCGGCCGGTCAGAAAGATGCAGGAATCCTTAGAGGGCTGGCAGGGTGGTCTCAGAAGTCAAATTCATCCAGGTCCCCTGTGTCCTCACCACCGGGAGAGCCCCACACCCGGCGGTAATTGCTCTCCAGCTCACTCTGTCGCTGGCGCTCTTTATTGGCCTCTTCGGCTCCCTGCACCTGGGAGGAAAGAGGGGCTGAGCCAAGAGAAGTCCTGCGGTGGGACCTAGGGAGCTCCTGAGACCTAGGCGGGAGGCAGGGACTATGGATATTGCTTCCTAGTCCCTGCTTCTCCCAAGCAGCCGCTGAGGCTTAGCCTCACCTCGGACATGAGAATGGGACTCTATAAACATAGGTAGCTGACGGCTGGCATAACCCACCCTGGTTTGAGCAGCACAGTGGTGTGTGCTGTAGCCCGGGATGTGGGTGGGATGTCTCACCAAGATATTGAAGAAAATCTCCTTAAGGTTTCTTGTGTCCTCATCAGTTAGCCAGCGTGTGTCCTCTTCCTTACCTTCAGCCCCGGGTCGCACAATCTTGATCTCAATCTTGCCTGGCAGGAGCAATATGGGTAGTGAGGAGGGGAAGGCTGGGAGCTTTAGAGGGTCCCCTGCCCTCCATGTCCCAAGGTGAGGTCTCCAGTCCACCTTGACCCAGCCCTGCCACTCCTGTGGCAAGCCCTtccgacagacagacagctctAAGCACCGCCCTTCAGGGCCCACCTTCCGCCGTGAGcccctccctctccagcactTCCGTCACCAGCCCCTCGATCTGTTTCAGCTGTGGGTTTTCCCGGTTCatctccaggacagtcaggtccCGATTGGGGCCTCCAGGACGGAGCTTGGTGACTCGGACCCGGACTCTGTGCTCAGGTTCCTCCTCTTAGAGGGGAAGACACAGGGAGACACAAAGCAGAGCCGTGACTCTGGGGTGAAGGGCTGTGaggtggtctctctctctctaagccatAGGCTGCTTTGGGTAGAAACTCTGCCTCCCATGCATGTGATTCAGGGTTCAAAACACACCCTTCCCCAAAGgcagacccccaccccacccccacccccacccggccTTCCATCTTCTATAGGAAAACAGCTGTTTTCCAAAAGCCAGGTCGGGCCACCTGCATCTACAAAGGTGTTTTGCTTTAAGGAGCAGGTTGGGAAGCCACGGCTCTGTTTTCCTAGACTTAACCGCCTTTCAATGTTTACCAAAAAACGTGACTTTAAGGTCTGAAGCTAGAAtgccttctctctccattccagCAGAGTCCCATGAAAAGAACACAGGAGATTGAAGAAGGGATCACAGAAGTGTGCCCTGGCTGGTGGCAGGTGCCAGTGGGCTTGGCTATTCACACTGACAGCTGCAGAGAGGCCCCCTGATACCTGCCCACCATGTCCGCTATGGAAACCTCcaaactgtctctgactctccaaTTCCCTGCCACAGGGAGGCAGGCACAGAGCCCCTTCTTCGTGATGAGCTTTTCAGCGTCTACACTCAGGCTCATTTAGTCTCTGCCTGTGTGCCAGGCAGACCACCAGGCAGTAGGCATAGAGCAAAGCAGACCCCAGGAACTGCTCTTCCAGCTGTGGGTTTTCCCAGGGCTGGCTGTGAGGTGTCCTGCAGAGAGGACAGTGGAGGGAGGAGCTGACACTGCACAGTGCtcctggaggagggagaggagggcacACTCCCTGAGGCTGTGCCCTCCCTCTGGGGACTGCTCTCACCTGTAGGGTGTGGTGATGGGGGAGGCTTTTGGGGGACAACTCTCCTTTTTTTGTACTTCTGCACAAGCTCTGGACTCTGGTTCTCCTGCAGCCTCTTGATGAGTTTGTCCAGAGTGGATGTTAGAGCCAATATTGCCTGCTCCCGCTCAGACTCCTTCCTCAGCCCTTCTTGGTCCAGTTCCTTCTCTGTCTGCAAGGCCCAAAGGAAGCAGTTAGGGATCTGGGGAAGAGAGGTGGGGGCATGCTCTATaggagagccagagagatggggGCGTGGTCTATaggagagccagagagatggggGCGTGGTCTAtaggagagatagagagacaggggCGTGATCTACAGGAGAGCCaactgtcttcctttcttttacctCCCCATTAATAATTCTCCTGTCGGGTTCTCGCGCTCCGTGGCAGCCGCAGTGGGGGTTGCTCACCTCCTGGATGATGTTCTCCAGCTCCCGCTCCATGCCAGCCTTAACCTCTGAGCGGAGGCGCTCGCGGTCTGAGGGCAGCAGcatcccctccagctccttctcgAACTCTCCCAGGAGCTGCTgctcctcctcgtcctcttcctcctcctcctcctcctcttcctcgtcaCCATCCTCCTCTTCCATAAGACCCGGGGGCTCACCACCCTTTCCCTTCGCCTTCGCCGCCTCTGCTTCCCTCGGGGGGGCTTCCGTGGTATCGTCTCCAGGCTGCTCCCGTCTTATGCTTGGTTTCCCCTGGGTCGGGAGTTGGGTAGAAGATGCAGTTTGAAGGAGTCCGCCGTAATATGTGGGGGGCAGGACGCGCAGGATGGGAGCCAGGAGCAGGGCTGGGCTCTACTGGCGCCAGTTTATCCCAGGTAAAGAAAGCTCTCTCTCCAAATGCGCACAGAGAGGAGGTGAAGGTCCCGGGGCCCTGGGCAGGCCCCGTACCTTTTCTGCAGCTTTCAGCTCCTCAATCAGTCGAATCAAGTCTGCGGGACTCCGGATGAGTTTCACCTGCACGTTATTCTGAAAATCTGagatgggaaagagaggaggTGTGGGCATTTGGCATTTTAAATTGTCTCTTGATGCCTGAGGAGAGGCGTGAGGGGTGAGGAGagtggcctctgcctcaggaagCGGCAGAAGGCAACAAAACCCCGTCGGGGAGCTTGGTCCTCCCAAGGGAAGGGACAGAGCcattcccatttcccctccccgaCACCCCTCTGGTGCGTGGCCTTCAGCCACATTCTACAGGTGGGCAAACTGACAGAGGAGTGCAGGGGAGTGCCCTTGGACCTCCTTAAGTGGTCCTGCTGATCAGAAAGAAGCTAACAGTGAGCTAGCTGGGGCCAGGCGGATGGAGGGCTCAGAGGGAAAGCATCAAGTGTGCAAGAGTCTGCGCTCAGTTCTTGGCACCAGGAGACACAGGGAGGCGGGGAAGAGTGGACTTGCTGTCCAGGCTCCCGGCCTCCCCTGAGTAGCTCAGCTCTACCCTACCTAAGAGCTAAGGGAGACACGGGGTCGACTGACCATTGGGAGGGCTTGAAGCTGGATCTGCTGCAGCCTCGTGGTTCAGGTCCTGTCCCTGATGAGGAGGAAGGGCAGACTCAGGAGTGAGGGCTTGCCTCTGCCCTCCATGCTCCTTTCACCCCAAGACAGACAGAGGCCACCTCGTAGACCCTACCCATCCCAGGGCCCGAGGCCAGGCTCGTCGGGGCCAGCGGAGAGGCCTGGTCTCACCCCTGCCTGCGCCTCCTCTCTTGCTGCTGCCTGCTCCTCTGGTTCCTGAAGCTTCCAGAGCTCTgattccttctcttccttggctGGGCTGACATCTGGGGTATGGAGAACAGAGGAGAAtgtgggaaggggagagagaagaaggaagcaaagGTGGAGGGGACACACTCCCTCTTATACTGCCACCCACAACTGTCAGGAAGAcggggttgggggcggggagggaggtgGTGGAGGCCAGCATCAGGCTGGCCAAGGCCGCACCCCACCTTCTTTCTTTGGGGGTGCTCCGGCAGCCTTGCTCCCACTCCACACTTGGCGGTTTGTGTCCTG harbors:
- the Os9 gene encoding protein OS-9 isoform X1, with the protein product MAAEVLLSSLLGLLFLGLLLPARLTGGVGSLNLEELSEMRYGIQILPLPVMGGQSQASDVVVVSSKYKQRYECRLPAGAIHFQREREEETPAYQGPGIPELLSPMRDAPCLLKTKDWWTYEFCYGRHIQQYHMEDSEIKGDVLYLGHYQSSFNWDDETAKASKQHRLKRYHSQTYGNGSKCDLNGKPREAEVRFLCDEGAGISGDYIDRVDEPVSCSYVLTIRTSRLCPHPLLRPPASAAPQAILCHPALQPDEYMAYLQRQAESKQREEKTTEELQDTNRQVWSGSKAAGAPPKKEDVSPAKEEKESELWKLQEPEEQAAAREEAQAGGQDLNHEAAADPASSPPNDFQNNVQVKLIRSPADLIRLIEELKAAEKGKPSIRREQPGDDTTEAPPREAEAAKAKGKGGEPPGLMEEEDGDEEEEEEEEEEDEEEQQLLGEFEKELEGMLLPSDRERLRSEVKAGMERELENIIQETEKELDQEGLRKESEREQAILALTSTLDKLIKRLQENQSPELVQKYKKRRVVPQKPPPSPHPTEEEPEHRVRVRVTKLRPGGPNRDLTVLEMNRENPQLKQIEGLVTEVLEREGLTAEGKIEIKIVRPGAEGKEEDTRWLTDEDTRNLKEIFFNILVQGAEEANKERQRQSELESNYRRVWGSPGGEDTGDLDEFDF
- the Os9 gene encoding protein OS-9 isoform X2 yields the protein MAAEVLLSSLLGLLFLGLLLPARLTGGVGSLNLEELSEMRYGIQILPLPVMGGQSQASDVVVVSSKYKQRYECRLPAGAIHFQREREEETPAYQGPGIPELLSPMRDAPCLLKTKDWWTYEFCYGRHIQQYHMEDSEIKGDVLYLGHYQSSFNWDDETAKASKQHRLKRYHSQTYGNGSKCDLNGKPREAEVRFLCDEGAGISGDYIDRVDEPVSCSYVLTIRTSRLCPHPLLRPPASAAPQAILCHPALQPDEYMAYLQRQAESKQREEKTTEELQDTNRQVWSGSKAAGAPPKKEDVSPAKEEKESELWKLQEPEEQAAAREEAQAGGQDLNHEAAADPASSPPNDFQNNVQVKLIRSPADLIRLIEELKAAEKGKPSIRREQPGDDTTEAPPREAEAAKAKGKGGEPPGLMEEEDGDEEEEEEEEEEDEEEQQLLGEFEKELEGMLLPSDRERLRSEVKAGMERELENIIQETEKELDQEGLRKESEREQAILALTSTLDKLIKRLQENQSPELVQKYKKRRVVPQKPPPSPHPTGKIEIKIVRPGAEGKEEDTRWLTDEDTRNLKEIFFNILVQGAEEANKERQRQSELESNYRRVWGSPGGEDTGDLDEFDF